Proteins from one Moorella sp. E308F genomic window:
- a CDS encoding ClpX C4-type zinc finger protein, with protein sequence MKEVLSVKSCSFCGRSEEQVKMMITSPKADICEKCVLICMEILVNNLMEYREINFEIETK encoded by the coding sequence GTGAAGGAGGTATTATCTGTGAAAAGCTGTAGTTTTTGCGGTAGATCTGAGGAGCAAGTAAAAATGATGATAACAAGCCCCAAGGCAGATATATGCGAAAAATGTGTGTTAATTTGTATGGAAATACTTGTCAATAATTTAATGGAATATAGAGAGATTAACTTTGAAATAGAGACTAAGTAA
- a CDS encoding DUF932 domain-containing protein, with protein MPANVDSMFSVREVPWHGLGIVIEEAPDSKKALELAGLDWRVEQVPVYVNGNPVEGYVANVRSTDQQVLGIVSDQYKVVQNVEAFAFTDALLGEGVRYETAGSLAGGKRVWMLARLERITILNDRIEPFLVFTNSHDGKGAVKVAITPVRIVCQNTLNLALSSAKRMWTTIHMGNMQNKLAEAQRTLGLAYAYLDSLTEEAERLVNLSISDSEVEDFINELLPFPHEVKPRQKDNIIKLREDLWRRYDQAPDLQLYRGTRWALINAVSDFATHAEPLRKTTTYKERLFAKTIDGHPLIDKAFELLAA; from the coding sequence ATGCCTGCAAATGTAGATTCAATGTTTTCAGTTAGAGAAGTGCCCTGGCACGGTTTGGGTATTGTTATTGAAGAAGCTCCCGATTCTAAAAAAGCTCTGGAATTGGCGGGGCTGGATTGGAGAGTAGAACAAGTGCCCGTTTATGTTAATGGAAATCCCGTAGAGGGTTATGTTGCTAACGTTAGATCGACAGATCAACAGGTGCTTGGAATAGTTAGTGATCAATACAAAGTAGTTCAGAATGTGGAAGCCTTTGCTTTTACTGATGCTCTTTTAGGGGAAGGAGTGCGATATGAAACTGCTGGAAGTTTAGCTGGTGGTAAGAGAGTTTGGATGCTGGCAAGATTGGAACGAATTACTATCTTAAATGATAGAATTGAACCTTTCTTAGTTTTTACTAATTCTCACGATGGCAAGGGAGCAGTTAAAGTTGCTATAACTCCTGTACGGATAGTTTGCCAGAATACATTAAACTTAGCTTTATCCTCTGCCAAGAGGATGTGGACAACAATCCATATGGGCAACATGCAAAACAAACTTGCGGAAGCTCAAAGAACATTAGGACTTGCTTATGCTTATCTTGATTCCTTAACTGAGGAAGCAGAAAGACTTGTTAATTTATCCATTAGTGATAGTGAGGTAGAAGATTTTATAAATGAACTTCTTCCCTTCCCTCACGAAGTTAAGCCGCGTCAAAAAGATAATATCATTAAACTTCGTGAAGATTTATGGCGTCGATATGATCAAGCCCCTGATCTTCAGCTTTATAGGGGAACAAGATGGGCCTTAATAAATGCAGTTAGTGACTTTGCAACTCACGCAGAACCTCTTCGTAAAACCACAACTTATAAGGAACGGTTGTTTGCTAAGACCATTGACGGTCATCCTCTAATTGATAAAGCCTTTGAGTTATTGGCCGCTTAA
- a CDS encoding DEAD/DEAH box helicase, with protein sequence MILAEKVRVKDRDWIKVSFHPNPQIEEEMKKVRGVLYNPRSKLWAVPYQYRKDFEEKMEDFLIIWKDEDGNYREVGGIDENTIPDQPIVPGYSVEYDENKNIVGATGFKIPPWGEFQVKGFNLLVQRPFLILGDDPGLGKTFQVITAIEAKKKLGMLQRGIIICKATLLYTWLKEIHKHTYQKAVVIAGNQQQRNSIYNELRYNQDWTFAIISYETFRMDYNDLLLLHKMVGLDFCVLDEAHKVKNPQSKIGSVIFSIPFKYRYVLTATPLPNSPLEAYNYLKWGGKIKQNWWAFRKRYAIFGGYNNKEIVGYKNIKELRKLIQNNMLRRLKKDKLKELPDIVFKTITVEMSPQQKLLYNGVKNEILEILKDTSLTKIPSALTKLLRLQQITDSPTLIGAPAESKSAKLEALDELLEDIIDNNGQKAIVFSRFLPMVHLLTERYKRYNPAVIHGDVNANGKTKQTALKLLLEMYPDYHTFPPEKQEELLKDIMTSDRQKQVDKFQNDSSCKLFIGCTPACREGLTLTAATYVIFLDCEWSYDYVEQAFSRAHRIGQKNAVTVYYLVCQDTIDEHVMEVIQKKKAMSDFLLKTKNRNEAMRAKEFIESMI encoded by the coding sequence ATGATCCTTGCCGAAAAGGTGAGGGTCAAAGATAGGGATTGGATTAAAGTTTCCTTTCACCCTAACCCTCAAATTGAAGAAGAAATGAAGAAAGTGCGTGGAGTTCTGTATAACCCCCGCAGTAAACTGTGGGCGGTTCCCTACCAGTACCGTAAAGACTTTGAAGAAAAAATGGAAGATTTTTTGATCATTTGGAAAGATGAAGATGGCAATTATCGAGAAGTGGGGGGAATAGATGAAAATACTATTCCCGATCAGCCTATTGTACCAGGATACAGTGTAGAATATGATGAAAATAAAAATATTGTGGGGGCAACGGGATTTAAAATCCCTCCCTGGGGTGAATTTCAAGTCAAGGGATTTAATTTATTAGTCCAGCGACCGTTTCTTATCTTAGGTGACGACCCAGGATTGGGGAAAACCTTTCAGGTAATTACGGCAATAGAAGCTAAGAAAAAATTAGGTATGCTCCAACGTGGGATAATTATTTGTAAAGCTACCTTGCTTTATACTTGGTTAAAAGAAATTCATAAACACACCTACCAAAAAGCTGTTGTAATCGCAGGCAACCAACAGCAACGCAATTCTATTTATAACGAACTTCGTTATAATCAAGATTGGACATTTGCTATTATATCCTACGAAACATTTCGTATGGATTATAATGATTTACTTTTACTCCATAAAATGGTTGGTTTGGATTTCTGTGTATTAGACGAAGCCCATAAAGTTAAGAACCCTCAAAGTAAAATTGGTTCTGTTATTTTCTCTATTCCTTTTAAATATCGTTATGTTCTTACTGCTACCCCCCTCCCCAATAGTCCATTAGAGGCTTACAACTATTTGAAGTGGGGTGGAAAAATCAAGCAAAACTGGTGGGCCTTCCGAAAACGGTACGCTATTTTTGGAGGCTACAACAATAAAGAAATTGTGGGTTATAAAAATATCAAGGAGTTACGGAAACTAATTCAAAACAATATGCTTCGCAGGTTAAAGAAGGATAAATTAAAGGAGCTTCCAGATATTGTATTTAAAACTATTACAGTAGAAATGAGTCCCCAACAGAAACTCCTATATAATGGAGTTAAAAATGAAATCCTAGAGATTTTAAAAGACACTTCTCTCACTAAAATACCGTCTGCTTTAACAAAATTGTTGCGGCTCCAGCAGATTACTGACTCCCCTACTCTTATTGGTGCCCCTGCTGAAAGTAAGAGTGCTAAATTGGAGGCCCTAGATGAACTCTTGGAGGATATTATTGATAACAACGGCCAAAAAGCTATTGTTTTCTCTAGATTTTTACCTATGGTTCATCTTCTTACAGAACGATATAAAAGATATAATCCTGCTGTTATTCATGGTGATGTGAACGCTAATGGTAAAACTAAGCAGACGGCACTTAAACTTCTTTTAGAAATGTATCCTGATTATCATACTTTTCCTCCTGAAAAACAGGAGGAGTTGTTGAAAGACATAATGACTTCTGATCGTCAGAAACAGGTAGATAAGTTTCAGAATGATAGTTCATGTAAATTGTTTATTGGTTGTACTCCAGCGTGTAGAGAAGGTTTAACTCTCACTGCCGCCACCTATGTAATCTTTTTAGATTGTGAATGGTCGTATGACTATGTAGAACAAGCCTTCTCCCGCGCCCACCGTATAGGGCAAAAAAATGCCGTTACTGTTTATTATTTAGTCTGTCAGGATACTATTGATGAACACGTTATGGAGGTGATTCAAAAAAAGAAAGCAATGTCTGATTTTCTTTTGAAAACTAAAAATAGAAATGAAGCTATGCGAGCTAAAGAGTTTATAGAAAGTATGATTTAA